One Embleya scabrispora DNA segment encodes these proteins:
- a CDS encoding winged helix DNA-binding domain-containing protein, whose product MTVLGTRALNRATLARQLLLDRADLPPAAAVAHVGGLQAQEPQEPFVGLWSRLRAFDPATLSDLVTGRGVVRTHLMRRTVHLVTAADALAWRARHDPMLRQRVMGVYRRELHGIDLDELAAEGREVMADGVARSMSEFARALADRRPDVSPRALGEMLIALVPVVQLPPRGVWRTRAGVRNALVSSWLGREVDPPAPADLDPVGEALVRRYLAAFGPAASADLRAWCGLAGLPRAVAAVRAELVSFRDERGRELLDLPDAPRPDPDTPAPVRFLPAFDNALLGYDDRSRIVDDAHRGLSVAGVRVVLLDGRVGATWGVEGGAVTVTPLRSLSRAEHAGVDEEGRALASFLSDGEHDRVRIGPTAG is encoded by the coding sequence ATGACCGTTCTCGGCACGCGGGCGCTCAACCGGGCGACCCTGGCGCGGCAGTTGTTGCTCGATCGGGCCGACCTGCCGCCGGCGGCGGCCGTCGCGCACGTCGGCGGTCTCCAGGCGCAGGAACCGCAGGAGCCGTTCGTCGGGCTCTGGTCGCGGTTGCGCGCGTTCGACCCGGCGACGCTGTCCGACCTGGTGACCGGACGCGGCGTGGTGCGCACCCATCTGATGCGCCGGACCGTGCACCTGGTCACCGCCGCCGACGCGTTGGCCTGGCGGGCCCGCCACGATCCGATGTTGCGGCAGCGGGTGATGGGCGTGTACCGCCGTGAGCTGCACGGGATCGATCTCGACGAACTGGCCGCGGAGGGCCGGGAGGTGATGGCCGACGGGGTGGCGCGTTCGATGTCGGAGTTCGCCCGGGCGCTCGCCGATCGTCGGCCCGACGTGTCGCCGAGGGCGCTGGGGGAGATGCTGATCGCGCTCGTCCCGGTGGTGCAGCTTCCGCCGCGCGGGGTGTGGCGGACCCGGGCGGGCGTGCGCAACGCGCTCGTCTCCTCGTGGCTGGGGCGCGAGGTCGACCCGCCGGCCCCGGCGGACCTGGATCCGGTCGGCGAAGCGCTGGTACGGCGCTATCTGGCCGCGTTCGGCCCCGCCGCCTCGGCGGACCTGCGCGCCTGGTGCGGCCTCGCGGGCCTGCCGCGCGCGGTCGCCGCGGTACGCGCGGAACTGGTCTCGTTCCGGGACGAGCGGGGGCGCGAACTGCTGGACCTGCCCGACGCGCCGCGCCCCGACCCGGACACCCCCGCCCCGGTGCGCTTCCTCCCCGCCTTCGACAACGCGCTCCTCGGCTACGACGACCGCAGTCGCATCGTCGACGACGCGCACCGGGGCCTGTCGGTCGCCGGCGTGCGTGTGGTCCTGCTCGACGGCCGGGTCGGCGCGACGTGGGGCGTCGAGGGCGGGGCGGTGACGGTCACCCCGCTGCGGTCGTTGTCCCGGGCCGAACACGCCGGCGTGGACGAGGAGGGGCGGGCGTTGGCGTCGTTCCTGTCCGACGGCGAGCACGATCGGGTGCGGATCGGCCCGACGGCCGGCTGA
- a CDS encoding ATP-binding cassette domain-containing protein: MSKAPRTNPRSPAPHAADTHDLIRVHGARVNNLKDIDVEIPKRRLTVFTGVSGSGKSSLVFGTIAAESQRLINETYSAFVQGFMPTLARPEVDVLEGLTTAILVDQQRMGSDPRSTVGTATDANAMLRILFSRLGKPHIGPPSAYAFNVPSVRASGAITVERGAKKAVKASFQRTGGMCPGCEGRGTVSDIDLTQLYDDSKSLNEGALTVPGYSMEGWYGRIFGGCGFFDPDKPIRRFTKKELHDLLHKEPTKIKVDGINLTYEGLIPKIRKSMLAKDIDALQPHIRAFVERAMTFGTCPECGGTRLSEGARSSRIKRVSIADACAMQISDLAEWIRGIDEPSVAPLLANLGHSLDSFVEIGLGYLSLDRASGTLSGGEAQRVKMIRHLGSALTDTTYVFDEPTVGLHPHDIRRMNDLLLRLRDKGNTVLVVEHKPETIGIADHVIDLGPGAGSAGGTVCFEGTVDELRKSDTVTGRHFDDRARLKERVRKPTGALEIRGAATHNLRDVDVDVPLGVLTVVTGVAGSGKSSLVYGSLVGGSSAAGEGVVSVDQGPIRGSRRSNPATYTGLLDPIRKAFAKANGVKPALFSANSEGACPTCNGVGVVYTDLAMMASVASVCEECEGRRFEASVLEYHLGGRDISEVLAMSVDEAREFFGAGEAHTPAAHTILGRLADVGLGYLGLGQPLTTLSGGERQRLKLATHMGDRGGVYVLDEPTTGLHLADVEQLLGLLDRLVDAGKSVIVIEHHQAVMAHADWIIDLGPGAGHDGGRVVFEGTPADLVAARSTVTAEHLADYVGG, translated from the coding sequence ATGAGCAAGGCACCCAGGACGAATCCGCGGTCGCCCGCGCCGCACGCCGCCGACACCCACGATCTGATCCGCGTGCACGGCGCCCGGGTGAACAACCTCAAGGACATCGACGTCGAGATCCCCAAGCGTCGATTGACCGTGTTCACCGGTGTGTCCGGCTCGGGCAAGAGCTCGCTCGTCTTCGGCACGATCGCCGCGGAGTCCCAGCGGCTGATCAACGAGACCTACAGCGCCTTCGTCCAGGGCTTCATGCCGACCCTGGCCCGGCCGGAGGTGGACGTCCTCGAAGGGCTGACCACCGCGATCCTGGTCGACCAGCAGCGCATGGGCTCCGACCCGCGCTCCACGGTCGGTACCGCCACCGACGCCAACGCGATGTTGCGCATCCTGTTCAGCCGACTCGGCAAGCCGCACATCGGCCCGCCCAGCGCGTACGCGTTCAACGTGCCCTCGGTCCGGGCGAGCGGCGCGATCACCGTCGAGCGCGGCGCCAAGAAGGCGGTGAAGGCGTCGTTCCAGCGCACCGGCGGCATGTGTCCGGGCTGCGAGGGCCGGGGCACCGTCTCCGACATCGACCTCACCCAGCTCTACGACGACTCCAAGTCGCTCAACGAGGGCGCGCTCACCGTCCCCGGCTACAGCATGGAGGGGTGGTACGGCCGGATCTTCGGCGGCTGCGGCTTCTTCGACCCGGATAAACCGATCCGCAGGTTCACCAAGAAGGAATTGCACGACCTCCTGCACAAGGAGCCGACCAAGATCAAGGTCGACGGGATCAACCTGACCTACGAGGGGCTGATCCCGAAGATCCGCAAGTCGATGCTGGCCAAGGACATCGACGCGCTCCAGCCGCACATCCGGGCGTTCGTGGAGCGGGCGATGACGTTCGGAACCTGTCCCGAGTGCGGCGGCACTCGGCTGAGCGAGGGGGCCAGGTCGTCGCGGATCAAGCGGGTGAGCATCGCCGACGCCTGCGCGATGCAGATCAGCGATCTGGCGGAGTGGATCCGGGGCATCGACGAGCCGTCGGTGGCGCCGCTGCTCGCCAACCTCGGGCACTCCCTCGACTCGTTCGTCGAGATCGGCCTCGGCTACCTCTCGCTCGACCGGGCGTCGGGCACGCTCTCCGGCGGCGAGGCGCAGCGGGTCAAGATGATCCGCCACCTCGGCTCCGCGCTCACCGACACCACGTACGTCTTCGACGAGCCCACCGTCGGCCTGCACCCGCACGACATCAGGCGGATGAACGACCTGCTGCTGCGTCTGCGGGACAAGGGCAATACGGTGCTCGTGGTGGAGCACAAGCCGGAGACGATCGGGATCGCCGACCACGTGATCGACCTCGGCCCCGGTGCCGGTTCGGCGGGCGGCACGGTCTGCTTCGAGGGCACGGTGGACGAGTTGCGCAAGAGCGACACCGTCACCGGCCGGCACTTCGACGACCGGGCCAGGCTCAAGGAGCGGGTACGCAAGCCCACCGGCGCGCTGGAGATCCGCGGCGCGGCCACGCACAACCTGCGCGACGTCGACGTGGACGTGCCGCTGGGGGTGCTCACGGTGGTCACCGGGGTCGCCGGCTCCGGAAAGAGTTCGCTCGTGTACGGCTCGCTGGTGGGCGGATCGTCGGCCGCCGGCGAGGGTGTGGTGTCGGTCGACCAGGGGCCGATCCGGGGTTCGCGGCGCAGCAATCCGGCGACGTACACCGGACTGCTCGACCCGATTCGCAAGGCGTTCGCGAAGGCGAACGGGGTGAAGCCGGCCCTGTTCAGCGCCAACTCCGAAGGTGCCTGCCCCACCTGCAACGGGGTCGGCGTGGTCTACACCGACCTGGCGATGATGGCCTCCGTGGCGAGTGTGTGCGAGGAGTGCGAGGGCAGGCGGTTCGAGGCCTCGGTGCTGGAATACCACCTGGGCGGGCGCGACATCAGCGAGGTGTTGGCGATGTCGGTGGACGAGGCGCGGGAGTTCTTCGGCGCGGGCGAGGCGCACACGCCGGCCGCGCACACCATCCTCGGCCGGCTCGCCGACGTCGGGCTCGGCTACCTCGGTCTGGGGCAGCCGCTGACCACGCTGTCCGGTGGCGAGCGGCAGCGGCTCAAGCTGGCCACGCACATGGGCGACAGGGGCGGGGTGTACGTCCTGGACGAGCCGACCACGGGCCTGCATTTGGCCGACGTCGAGCAACTGCTCGGGCTGCTGGACCGGTTGGTCGACGCGGGCAAGTCGGTGATCGTGATCGAGCACCACCAGGCGGTGATGGCGCACGCCGACTGGATCATCGACCTCGGGCCCGGGGCCGGGCACGACGGTGGGCGGGTGGTGTTCGAGGGCACGCCGGCGGATCTGGTCGCGGCCCGGTCGACGGTGACCGCGGAGCACCTCGCGGACTACGTGGGGGGCTGA
- a CDS encoding TIGR02452 family protein, which yields MNSRLRDIAAVNARIVATGEYSTPYGTVRVGPALHAAMSNTVGHPPDGPLAPHPVGAGPSTRFRVTGEGSLQAARRLSGSGSGTGPIAVLNFASARNPGGGYLRGARAQEEDLCRNSLLYPCLLRAPDYYAAHRAGPDLLYSDRVIWSPDVPVHRDEHGRLLDEPFPVSFLTCAAPNAGETLQRDPAAHGRIRETLRRRAGRVLTVAHHHGARRLVLGAWGCGVFRNDPREVAGAFHEHLAPDGPFAAAFEHVVFAIHDPSPDSPNRTAFTERFGAAAADRS from the coding sequence GTGAACAGCAGATTGCGGGACATCGCGGCCGTAAACGCCCGGATCGTCGCCACGGGCGAATACTCGACTCCCTACGGCACGGTCCGGGTGGGGCCCGCGCTGCACGCGGCGATGTCCAACACCGTCGGCCATCCCCCGGACGGCCCGCTCGCCCCGCACCCGGTCGGCGCCGGGCCGTCGACACGGTTCCGGGTGACCGGCGAGGGCAGCCTCCAGGCCGCGCGGCGCCTGTCCGGGTCGGGCTCGGGCACCGGCCCGATCGCGGTGCTCAACTTCGCCTCCGCGCGCAACCCCGGCGGCGGCTATCTGCGCGGTGCCCGGGCCCAGGAGGAGGACCTGTGCCGCAACAGCCTGCTGTATCCCTGCCTGTTGCGAGCCCCCGACTACTACGCCGCCCATCGCGCCGGACCCGATCTGCTCTACAGCGACCGGGTCATCTGGTCCCCCGACGTCCCGGTGCACCGCGACGAGCACGGCCGCCTCCTCGACGAGCCGTTCCCGGTGTCGTTCCTGACCTGCGCCGCCCCCAACGCCGGCGAGACCCTGCAACGCGACCCCGCCGCGCACGGCCGCATCCGGGAGACCCTGCGCCGCCGCGCGGGCCGCGTCCTGACGGTGGCCCACCATCACGGCGCCCGCCGACTGGTCCTGGGCGCCTGGGGGTGCGGGGTATTCCGCAACGACCCGCGCGAGGTCGCCGGCGCGTTCCACGAACATCTCGCCCCCGACGGCCCCTTCGCGGCGGCCTTCGAACACGTCGTCTTCGCCATCCACGACCCCTCCCCCGACTCGCCGAACCGCACGGCGTTCACCGAACGCTTCGGCGCCGCGGCGGCCGACCGGAGCTGA
- a CDS encoding TetR/AcrR family transcriptional regulator, translated as MSPREYRSDKRQAAAEDTRQRILTAARSLLSAATPAQITLDGIAKAADVSRQTVYNAFGTKAGLLEALFDGLATRAGVDLSEAFAAPDADAALRRFTETFCRFWAADPVVIRRLRGMAVLDAELDRLLRERDDMRRTALGSLLAARGVEAGAETVDVVWQLTGFEVYDGLARRDPGRDPAGPIADAVAAVYAAAKG; from the coding sequence GTGAGTCCGCGTGAGTACAGGTCCGACAAACGCCAGGCCGCAGCCGAGGACACCCGACAGCGCATCCTGACCGCCGCCCGCTCGCTGCTCTCGGCCGCCACGCCCGCCCAGATCACGCTCGACGGCATCGCCAAGGCGGCGGATGTGTCCCGCCAGACCGTCTACAACGCCTTCGGCACCAAGGCCGGCCTGCTCGAAGCCCTCTTCGACGGGCTGGCCACGCGGGCGGGCGTCGACCTGTCCGAGGCGTTCGCCGCGCCCGACGCGGACGCGGCGCTGCGCCGGTTCACCGAGACCTTCTGTCGCTTCTGGGCCGCCGACCCGGTGGTGATCCGCAGGCTGCGCGGCATGGCGGTGCTGGACGCCGAACTCGACCGACTGCTGCGCGAGCGCGACGACATGCGCCGCACCGCGCTCGGCTCGCTCCTGGCGGCCCGGGGGGTGGAGGCCGGGGCCGAGACGGTCGACGTCGTCTGGCAGCTCACCGGCTTCGAGGTGTACGACGGCCTGGCCCGGCGCGACCCCGGGCGCGACCCGGCCGGCCCGATCGCCGACGCCGTCGCGGCCGTATACGCGGCTGCGAAGGGCTGA
- a CDS encoding SDR family NAD(P)-dependent oxidoreductase: MSTPQQPLADRVAIVTGASRGIGAATARALHRAGARVVLAARDADALTALADELDAAGGRALAVPTDVTDPGAVERLVATAVDRFGRLDAAVNNAAGGGHPPTPLADVDVADFDSAFAVNLRGVFLALKYEIPAMLASGDGGAIVNMSSTAGLQAVGGLAGYVSSKFGLIGLTRTAALDYADAGIRINALAPGPIHTEQLEAAGEQARQAAAQAMPMRRIGLPDEVAAAVVWLCSDESSFITGATLPIDGGKLAGAPPFRRPAGGRPQTNPTAP; encoded by the coding sequence ATGTCCACCCCTCAGCAGCCCCTCGCCGACCGCGTCGCGATCGTCACCGGTGCGAGTCGCGGCATCGGCGCGGCCACCGCCCGCGCCCTGCACCGCGCCGGCGCACGGGTCGTGCTCGCCGCCCGCGACGCGGACGCGCTGACCGCCCTGGCCGACGAACTCGACGCGGCCGGCGGCCGGGCGCTGGCCGTACCGACCGATGTCACCGACCCCGGCGCCGTCGAGCGACTGGTCGCCACCGCCGTCGACCGCTTCGGCCGGCTGGACGCGGCGGTCAACAACGCCGCGGGCGGCGGCCACCCGCCCACCCCGCTCGCCGACGTCGACGTGGCCGACTTCGACAGCGCCTTCGCCGTCAACCTCCGCGGCGTCTTCCTCGCCCTGAAGTACGAGATTCCCGCCATGCTCGCGAGCGGCGACGGCGGTGCCATCGTCAACATGTCCTCCACCGCCGGTCTCCAGGCGGTCGGCGGGCTGGCGGGGTATGTCTCCAGCAAGTTCGGCCTGATCGGGCTCACCCGCACCGCCGCGCTCGACTACGCCGACGCCGGCATCCGGATCAACGCGCTCGCGCCGGGCCCGATCCACACCGAGCAGCTGGAGGCCGCCGGAGAGCAGGCCCGGCAGGCCGCCGCCCAGGCCATGCCGATGCGCCGGATCGGTCTGCCCGACGAAGTCGCCGCGGCCGTGGTGTGGTTGTGCTCCGACGAGTCCTCGTTCATCACCGGCGCCACCCTGCCGATCGACGGCGGCAAACTCGCGGGCGCACCGCCCTTCCGCCGCCCCGCCGGCGGCCGGCCGCAGACGAACCCGACCGCGCCGTGA
- a CDS encoding NAD(P)-dependent oxidoreductase, giving the protein MNLLVVGAAGGTGMRLVAQALVAGHHVTALARDPGRITARHENLHVVAGDALDPATIDAVVPGHTAVLSALGATTRSPTTIYSRGTGNLRRSMTAAGVRRLVCLSSGALGSGAGMPAAQRLVTKLVVKPLHRHAYADMHRMEEDLSDAHRLDWTVIRVPMLTNGPRTGTYRYSPDDTRPLDRPTRLSRADLADFILGHIDDREIFATRVAISY; this is encoded by the coding sequence GTGAACCTGCTCGTCGTGGGCGCCGCCGGCGGCACGGGCATGCGGCTCGTCGCACAGGCCCTGGTCGCCGGCCACCACGTCACCGCCCTCGCCCGCGATCCGGGACGCATCACCGCCCGACACGAGAACCTGCACGTGGTCGCCGGGGACGCCCTGGATCCGGCCACGATCGACGCGGTCGTTCCCGGCCACACCGCCGTACTCAGCGCGCTCGGCGCCACCACCCGCTCGCCCACCACGATCTACTCGCGGGGCACGGGCAATCTGCGCCGCTCGATGACCGCCGCGGGCGTCCGGCGCCTGGTCTGCCTCTCCTCCGGCGCACTCGGCTCGGGCGCCGGGATGCCGGCGGCCCAGCGCCTGGTCACCAAGCTCGTCGTCAAGCCCCTGCACCGGCACGCGTATGCCGACATGCACCGCATGGAGGAGGACCTTTCCGACGCCCACCGGCTCGACTGGACCGTGATCCGCGTCCCGATGCTCACCAACGGACCGCGCACCGGCACCTACCGGTACAGCCCCGACGACACGCGGCCCCTGGATCGTCCGACCCGGCTCTCCCGCGCCGACCTGGCCGACTTCATCCTCGGCCACATCGACGACCGCGAGATCTTCGCGACCCGGGTCGCCATCTCGTACTGA
- a CDS encoding nucleoside deaminase, with product MTVSDDELIHLRRCVDLAAEAVAAGDEPFGSVLVAADGTVLAEDRNRERSTGDPTRHPEIELARWAAAHLTPPERAAATVFTSGEHCPMCAAAHGWVGLGRIVYVSSAEQTGEWLAELGVSASPVRALPIAEIVPGLVVEGPVPGLAEEVRALHHRFRGEG from the coding sequence ATGACCGTGTCGGACGACGAACTGATCCATCTGCGCCGCTGTGTGGACCTGGCCGCCGAGGCCGTGGCGGCCGGCGACGAGCCGTTCGGCTCGGTCCTGGTCGCCGCGGACGGCACCGTCCTCGCCGAGGACCGCAACCGCGAGCGCAGCACCGGGGATCCGACCCGCCACCCCGAGATCGAACTGGCCCGCTGGGCGGCCGCGCACCTGACGCCCCCGGAGCGGGCGGCGGCCACCGTCTTCACCTCCGGGGAGCACTGCCCGATGTGCGCGGCGGCCCACGGCTGGGTGGGCCTCGGCCGCATCGTCTACGTCAGTTCGGCCGAGCAGACCGGCGAGTGGCTGGCCGAACTGGGGGTGTCGGCCTCCCCCGTACGCGCCCTGCCGATCGCGGAGATCGTGCCCGGGCTCGTGGTGGAGGGCCCGGTCCCCGGACTGGCCGAGGAGGTCCGCGCGCTGCACCACCGCTTCCGGGGCGAGGGCTGA
- a CDS encoding LLM class flavin-dependent oxidoreductase, which produces MQLGVNVPNFGPGTDPGMLRDWAQTVEGLGFDLLMVSDHIAITPDVAEQYPAPFYEPFTTLAWLAGVTRRVRLGTTVLIVPYRHPLLVARMAANLHRLSDERLVLGVGVGWARQEFAALGLPFERRGRTTDEHLAAMRAAWAGGEDDYRAGGIPIWVGGNSDAGIRRAVRLGDAWHPLRRTMPWMHAAVDRMRDIAEGEGRATPGLVPRIALHVTDEPLPDATRLAGVGTIEQVLDDLDGLHGLGAETVVLDPLDGDPNETRHPGAAWRMLARVAERLRTPNGDRTPPADSTEAR; this is translated from the coding sequence ATGCAACTCGGTGTCAACGTCCCCAATTTCGGCCCCGGCACGGATCCCGGCATGCTGCGCGACTGGGCACAGACCGTGGAGGGGCTGGGATTCGACCTGCTGATGGTCTCCGACCACATCGCGATCACGCCCGACGTCGCGGAGCAGTACCCCGCCCCCTTCTACGAACCCTTCACCACGCTCGCCTGGCTGGCCGGCGTCACCCGGCGGGTTCGGTTGGGCACCACGGTGCTCATCGTCCCCTACCGACACCCCCTGCTCGTCGCCCGGATGGCCGCCAACCTGCACCGGTTGAGCGACGAGCGCCTGGTGCTCGGCGTGGGCGTCGGCTGGGCGCGGCAGGAGTTCGCCGCGCTCGGGCTGCCGTTCGAGCGCCGGGGCAGGACCACCGACGAGCACCTCGCGGCGATGCGCGCCGCGTGGGCGGGCGGCGAGGACGACTACCGCGCGGGCGGTATCCCGATCTGGGTCGGCGGCAACAGCGATGCGGGCATCCGCCGCGCGGTGCGCCTGGGCGACGCCTGGCACCCGCTGCGCCGCACCATGCCGTGGATGCACGCGGCGGTGGACCGGATGCGCGACATCGCCGAGGGGGAGGGGCGGGCGACGCCGGGGCTGGTGCCGAGGATCGCGCTGCATGTCACCGACGAGCCGCTGCCGGATGCCACACGGCTCGCGGGCGTGGGCACGATCGAGCAGGTTCTCGACGATCTGGACGGTTTGCACGGCCTGGGCGCCGAGACCGTCGTGCTCGATCCGCTCGACGGCGACCCGAACGAGACCCGGCACCCCGGCGCCGCGTGGCGCATGTTGGCCCGGGTGGCCGAGCGACTGCGTACCCCCAACGGCGATCGCACCCCGCCCGCCGATTCCACCGAAGCGAGATGA
- a CDS encoding Lrp/AsnC family transcriptional regulator: MTEDLDATDWAILSELQRDGRIPLTELGRRVSLSASATTERVKRLEAVGVITGYRAEVDLARAGFAVLAVVRLKYPGSRHGPLHRLLEERREILECLRTTGEDCYTLKVAATSMPHLEAIVNRLAQFGSTTTNIVYSQTLTYRGPARPTPPGDDRDGERAAD; encoded by the coding sequence ATGACCGAGGATCTCGATGCCACCGACTGGGCCATCCTGAGCGAGTTGCAGCGCGACGGTCGCATCCCGCTGACCGAACTCGGGCGTCGGGTCAGCCTGAGCGCGTCCGCCACGACCGAGCGGGTCAAGCGCCTGGAGGCGGTCGGCGTGATCACCGGCTACCGGGCGGAGGTCGACCTCGCCCGGGCCGGCTTCGCCGTGCTGGCCGTGGTGCGCCTGAAGTACCCCGGAAGTCGGCACGGCCCGCTGCACCGCCTGCTCGAGGAGCGGCGGGAGATCCTGGAGTGCCTGCGCACCACAGGCGAGGACTGCTACACGCTCAAGGTGGCGGCCACGTCGATGCCGCACCTGGAGGCGATCGTCAACCGTCTCGCGCAGTTCGGCAGCACCACCACGAACATCGTCTACAGCCAGACGCTCACGTATCGCGGTCCCGCCCGCCCCACCCCGCCCGGCGACGACCGGGACGGGGAGCGCGCGGCGGACTGA
- a CDS encoding organic hydroperoxide resistance protein, whose product MSLYTAIATSAGRDARAVSSDGQLDVKLGLQRELGGDGIGTNPEQLFAAGYSACFASAMQLVAKRQGVDAADASVTAEVDLNPNGDGGFGLGVTLRVELPEHLSAEQGRALIEATHQVCPYSNATRGNIPVELVVE is encoded by the coding sequence ATGAGCCTGTACACCGCGATCGCGACCTCGGCCGGACGGGACGCCCGGGCGGTCAGCTCCGACGGGCAGCTCGACGTCAAGCTGGGCCTGCAGCGGGAACTCGGCGGCGACGGGATCGGCACCAACCCCGAGCAGTTGTTCGCGGCCGGCTACTCGGCCTGTTTCGCCAGTGCGATGCAACTGGTGGCCAAGCGCCAGGGAGTGGACGCCGCCGACGCGTCCGTCACGGCGGAGGTCGACCTGAACCCGAACGGCGACGGCGGCTTCGGGCTGGGTGTGACGCTGCGCGTGGAACTGCCGGAGCACCTGTCCGCCGAGCAGGGTCGGGCCCTGATCGAGGCCACCCACCAGGTCTGCCCGTACTCCAACGCCACCCGGGGCAACATCCCGGTCGAACTCGTCGTCGAGTAG
- a CDS encoding TetR/AcrR family transcriptional regulator — translation MPTTTSDRPRESPARRRVLDTASVLFYAEGVHAVGVDRIIAEAAVAKATFYHHFPAKDALVHAYLTEQFEAQRRTVADFLADSADLPAREVLVRLFDLIVEVGRKPDFRGCPFINAAAEFPEVAHPVRGAILDHRAWFRTTVADLLTAAGDARARTTADILMLLRDGLAVGCYLDDADAMRRIVRDALDRVLGTPGDPTR, via the coding sequence GTGCCCACGACGACCTCCGATCGACCCCGCGAGAGCCCGGCCCGCCGCCGCGTGCTCGACACCGCGAGCGTGCTCTTCTACGCGGAGGGCGTGCATGCCGTGGGGGTGGACCGGATCATCGCCGAGGCGGCTGTCGCGAAGGCGACCTTCTACCACCACTTCCCGGCCAAGGACGCGCTCGTCCACGCGTATCTGACCGAGCAGTTCGAGGCGCAGCGCCGGACCGTCGCCGACTTCCTCGCCGACTCCGCCGACCTGCCGGCGCGCGAGGTCCTGGTGCGGCTCTTCGACCTGATCGTCGAGGTCGGCCGCAAACCCGACTTCCGGGGCTGCCCGTTCATCAACGCCGCCGCCGAATTCCCGGAGGTCGCCCATCCGGTCCGCGGCGCGATCCTGGACCACCGGGCCTGGTTCCGCACGACGGTGGCCGACCTGCTGACCGCCGCCGGCGACGCCCGTGCCCGCACCACCGCCGACATCCTGATGCTGCTGCGCGACGGCCTGGCGGTCGGCTGCTACCTGGACGACGCCGACGCCATGCGCCGGATCGTCCGCGACGCGCTCGACCGGGTCCTGGGCACGCCCGGCGACCCGACGCGATAG